The genomic region gctgggatgggctacaggacaatgggcaagcagcttggtgagaaggcaacaactgttggtgcaattattagaaaattgaagaaattcaagatgatggtcaatctccctcggtctggggctccatgcaagatctcaacttgtgggacatcaatgatcatgaggaaggtgagggatcagcccagaactacatggcaggacctggtcaatgacctgaggagagagctgggaccacagtctcaaagaaaacaattagtaacacactacgccgtcatggataaaaatcctgcagcgcacacaaggtccccctgctcaagccagcgcatgtccaagcccgtctgaagtttgccaatgaccatctggatgagccaaaggaggaatgggagaaggtcatgtggtctgatgagacaaaaacagagctttttggactaaattccactcgccgtgtttggaggaagaaggatgagtacaaccccaagaacaccatcccaactgtgaagcatggaggtggaaacatcattctttgggaatgcttttctgcaagggggacaggacgactgcactgtattgaagggaggatggatggggccatgtatcgtgagatcttccctcagtaagagcattgaagatgggtcgtggctgggtcttccagcataacgacccgaaacacacagccagggcaactaaggagtggctgcgtaagaagcatctcaaggtcctggagtggcctagccagtctccagacctgaacccaatagaaaatctttggagggagctgaaagtccgtattgcccagcgacagccccgaaacctgaaggatctggagaaggtctgtatggaggagtgggccaaaatccctgctgcagtgtgtgcaatcctggtcaagaactacaggaaacgtatgatctctgtaattgcaaacaaaggtttctgtaccagatattaagttctgcttttcagatgtatcaaatgcttatgtcatgcaataaaatgcaaattaattatttaaaaatcatacaatgtgattttcaggatcttttttttagattccgtcactcacagttgaagtgtacctatgataataattagacctctacatgctttgtaagtgggaaaacctgcaaaacttGCAAAAAcagtagtgtatcaaatacttgttctcactgTATGTGTACACTCCCATAGCTGCATAATCAGCTAGATATCTAAAAAGTACATATGAAATGAAAGCAATGTGGAGAACGCTGCAGAACAGGAAGTAAGCCAAAAAAGGGAATATCCCAACCCATGCCAAACGAAGTACTGTGGAAACCATAGGAACTGTCAGACTGCTTTTGTGTCTGTCGGCTGTACTCTGGACTGACTGCATTCTTCCATAAGTGACCTTGTTCTGGAAACTGGAAGGAAATTCATTTGGAAGTCAAGTTCGCACTGAATTCATTCAGCACAATCACTGAATTTAcacagcacattttgtacaaCAAATGAATTTCAAGATGATTAACAGATGAATATTAAAAGTGAATATAATAGTTGATCGACACTGATACACGGattaacaataaaatgcaactACTCCGTATATAGACAGTAAACACAGAATTGGTCTCCTTGATTTAAACGCGTGTGCGTGAAGAACGGAGTCTGGGGGAGAAATGGCGTGTGCTTGTCTGTGCGTGAAGGTGTGTTTTAACTGCACCTCTCCTGGCCCGTATCAGGTTCTGGTTGTAGGTAACCCGGCCAACACCAACTGCCTGATCGCAGCCAAGTCAGCCCCTTCCATCCCCAAGGAGAACTTCTCCTGCCTCACCCGCCTGGATCACAACCGGGCCCGCTCCCAGGTGGGTGTCCCGGACCTCACAGGAATCCGTGTTtcattgtggtgtgtgtgtggggctcaATGAGTCAGCAGCAGAACAGCATCCTCACTCacatctcccccccccccccccccccccccccccaccaggttGCGATGCGCTGTGGCGTGCCAGCGACCAGTGTGAAGAACGTGATTATCTGGGGCAACCACTCGTCCACCCAGTACCCCGATGTCCATCACTGCAAGGTAGAACAGCGCCACGGCGCCTGGTTTGAGTCCCGggtgctgattggctgaaatggCTGGAGTGTGTAGCACAAACACAACATCACTGTTGTATGTGGTTGACCAGTTCTATGATGGAATCAAGGCACGGGACCATGTTTACATAGAGTTGTCCCAGTGAGTCACTGCCCTTCCCATAGCCCATGGGCTGTATCTTTTCAGAACAAACAGAGCAACAGTGCACTCTGATCTGTTAGTTAGTTGGTCCAAGTCACGGAAAAATCCCTTTCATAGATTGAGCCATTCCAGaccttttcattattattattttttattgttgtcattTCAAATTTGCAGTTCGGGGCACTCTGTGTTGTGCATAAGAACAGATTTTCAATAGCTATATGGAAAGGTTTATTCTCATGTAATGTTAGGCACCAGTGATCTGAGTATTGATATTTATTGCGCCACTCCCAGGTCAACAAGGAGGGCAAAGACTTGGCCTGCTTCGATGCCGTCAAGGATGACGACTGGCTCAAAGGAGCCTTCATCTCTGTGAGTTTACTCAACTGACCCAGGGAGACATTCATCATGGTTCACAGttatttaaatacttaaaaaaaaaaagaaacattttaaaactcattaaaaatatgGCTGTGTTTAACTCTCGCCCTCAGACAGTACAGCAGAGAGGTGCTGCGGTCATCGCGGCCAGGAAGCTGTCAAGTGCCATGTCTGCAGCCAAAGCCATCTGTGACCACATGAGAGACATCTGGTCAGGCACCCCTGAGGTCAGCCAAGAGGGGTCCTATGGGTCTGCATTGTGCTGGGTGGGACAGTAACAAAATTAAAGTCTTACTCTGCCTAAATATTGACGATTACCATAGGAAAGGCATTTAGTTAATGTGATATAGATACCGCTCATATTAAAAGAACACTGAGTGCATCCCAATCCTCCACTCTCCTTGTGGAGTTCTGTTAtgggtttaaaatatttggATTGGTGAAACCACTGGGTATAAATGGCACACTTTATGTAGAAGATGGATAACCAGGTACCAAGCCTGTAGATTTGTGTCCACAGTTCCTGAACTCAGGCCTTCATCCCTGTTGTTCTCTGGTGTTTACAGGGCGAGTTTGTTTCCATGGGCGTGTATTCCACCAGTAACTCCTATTCAGTCCCTGAAGACCTCATCTACTCATTCCCTGTTCAGATCAAGGTGAGGTGGACCTTCTGCTCTCTAAAGGAGTCCATACCGGCACAgggtcaattacatttttttttttcagaaagtaCATTGACATTCTATCCCCTTCAACGCTTTTCAATTAGGTACGTTAGAAATTGTTTCCTTTCTAATTTGACTCGAATTTACAGACTCGATTTTCCGCCTAACGTTAAGTGTTTGTTGTGGTAATGCTAATTTTCAGAGGATAGCGAGAGccataagaaaaagaaaaaaatccctGACCAATAAAACAAGGTTCTTCGAAACCTTCTAGCATAAAACTGCTGCCACAGAACTACCAGTAACATGTCCCCAACACCATGTCACCTGCAATGCGTGAGATATTTGCTTGAGCTGCTGTAATGGTGGAAAGGGAGGAACGCGTTCTCCGACAGGGAAATACTGGGACCGGTGTTGGTACAAGGGAAAATAGCCATGTTTTCTTCCCTTCGTTGCAGTGTGATGCTTGCttgctttttatttattctactGTTGTCTGTTTCCACAGGACAAGCAGTGGAAGATTGTGGAAGGGCTGGCCATCAACGACTTCTCCCGATGCAAGATGGACGCCACGGCAACCGAACTGGTGGAGGAAAGAGACACCGCTGTCGCCTTCCTCAGTGCTTGACTACACTCCTTGCCGTGGAAACCAACCCGGCAACAGCACTTGGACACACCACCCAGACCTCCAGATTCGCGCCTGTGATGTTTTGTTCATGTGCTACTCTGATATGAGGGAACCCTGGGGAGGGGCATACCTGTGAACATCAGGAAAAGCATCAGCCAATTAAAATGCTTTACATTCTGTCAGGTGACAGCTGGTCTCATCAGATAACCTGGCACACACACCTTATGCTAACATCAGCAGATGGCAGTGATTATTTCTAGCAACAAATTCCTCATCAACTTCTTGATGAGCTGAAATGTTTTCCCCACAAACCAACGTCCCACGTTATCTGATGAATTGCGTCCTATCACCTGACACAGGCATTTTTAATTGGCTGGTGCCAATGTTCGTGAGTGTGCCCCCTTAAATCACAATTGGAAGTTCTGTATAAACAGTTTAACTGTATATGGTTTAAAACAGAAGTTTATTTTTAGACCTGAGTCTCTGGGTTGTTGATTCTGATAGCACATGAACGAGACAGGACACACCCACAACAGCAgctctgtctgtgcgtgtcttTCTCCGCGGTGTGTCATTTTACCACCGAACCTAAAACAAGCTGTTACACACACCTGAACAGGTCAGCCCTGTTCGGATGGTTTCCATGTCAACCGTGGATTGGAGGAATGTTACGGGTAGTTGACTATGCACTTGTAGTTGCTACACAGTCATTGTAAACCAGTTACAATGGTTTTATTTAAACCAGCAGTGTGCACTCCTTACTGTTTCTAGATACAACTTCATATTCTTTGTTGTAAAATAACACGGTTGAATAATCATCAGTAACTTcgtgaaatgaaaatgtacaatttGGATGTAACCCACCATCTGTAATGCTATTACTGGAAAAGCTCGTGGTCGTTAGTTGATGACATAATCCCACCGCTTAGGGGCAGCACATTCTCCTGTAAAGGATCAGAAAACGTGTATGAGATCTCCAATTAATGTTTCTAACCTCAGGACGATATCTGTCAGACCTGGATTCACACTCCAGATGAAGCAATAAAACATGATGTGTCTTTAACtcattctctgtgtgtgtgtgtgtgtgtcacgaaTTTGTCCCAAATCGAAGGTTGTCATGTTAACAGGAAAACGTGACGCATAGCAAAGACGATACAAGGAAGGGCACACGTTATCACGTGAAGCAGCCGAAAGAATAACATCTGTCGAAGTGCATCTGCATTTTAACAAAAGGGAAATCACGGTTATTGTTCCAAAACGTCCCGTGACGGGTACTAACATAACTTAATAATCAGAGAGATGTCGCTTTTAGTTCAGTGATATCGAATCTATAGATTACGAAAGTTACCTAAACCTTCAGTTGGTCACTAACTCAAAACTGGTAACTATCCAGAGTCCAGCTGTATCTAACCCGTGACAATTAACCCGGGTTGATTAATTCAC from Esox lucius isolate fEsoLuc1 chromosome 5, fEsoLuc1.pri, whole genome shotgun sequence harbors:
- the mdh1ab gene encoding malate dehydrogenase 1Ab, NAD (soluble), which gives rise to MSAEPIRVLVTGAAGQIAYSLLFGIAKGDVFGKDQPICLVLLDITPMLPVLDGVVMELQDCALPLLKEVIPTDKEEVAFKDLDAAILVGSMPRREGMERKDLLKANVAIFKSQGAALEKYAKKTVKVLVVGNPANTNCLIAAKSAPSIPKENFSCLTRLDHNRARSQVAMRCGVPATSVKNVIIWGNHSSTQYPDVHHCKVNKEGKDLACFDAVKDDDWLKGAFISTVQQRGAAVIAARKLSSAMSAAKAICDHMRDIWSGTPEGEFVSMGVYSTSNSYSVPEDLIYSFPVQIKDKQWKIVEGLAINDFSRCKMDATATELVEERDTAVAFLSA